One genomic window of Paenibacillus xylanilyticus includes the following:
- the rpmA gene encoding 50S ribosomal protein L27: MLKLNLQLFASKKGVGSTKNGRDSRAQRLGVKRADGQTVTGGSILVRQRGTKIHPGTNVGIGKDDTLFAKVDGVVKFERWGRDRKKVSIYPVDVAPVAAAVKA, translated from the coding sequence ATGTTGAAATTAAATCTTCAGTTATTCGCATCGAAAAAAGGTGTAGGTTCCACGAAGAACGGTCGTGACAGTAGAGCACAACGCCTTGGCGTTAAGCGTGCTGACGGTCAAACAGTAACTGGTGGTAGCATTCTTGTTCGCCAACGCGGAACAAAAATTCACCCAGGTACGAACGTGGGTATCGGTAAAGATGACACTTTGTTTGCGAAAGTGGACGGCGTTGTGAAATTCGAACGTTGGGGACGCGATCGCAAAAAAGTAAGCATCTACCCTGTGGACGTTGCTCCAGTAGCAGCTGCAGTAAAAGCATAA
- a CDS encoding Spo0B domain-containing protein, with protein sequence MKSWKRVPWIAACSLLIPLVFVVLYPAAISSAVCALWSVAVIFVSMNVMKRQAEAERRTIIQSMEKTAIASLNHHRHDWMNDLQVLYGYLRLGKLDKSVQCVERIKERVTEESRISKLGIPSLVFYLQSFRASGAALELHVEVEEELQLSALISPEDGESLTGAIADAIRAYQYGGGRSSWGEVRKLTLNFGQDHGDVVVRLDGDQTPDPETLRQLNAVLKGKKVRTEQLPSEDTFIQFRMPCGI encoded by the coding sequence ATGAAATCTTGGAAAAGAGTGCCGTGGATTGCGGCATGTTCACTTCTGATTCCTTTGGTTTTCGTTGTGCTGTATCCGGCAGCCATTTCGAGTGCTGTATGCGCATTGTGGTCCGTGGCCGTAATCTTTGTTTCAATGAATGTGATGAAGAGACAGGCGGAAGCGGAACGCAGAACCATCATACAATCTATGGAAAAGACAGCAATTGCATCACTAAATCATCATCGGCATGATTGGATGAACGATCTTCAGGTGTTATATGGATATCTTCGGCTGGGCAAACTTGATAAATCCGTGCAATGTGTGGAAAGAATAAAAGAACGGGTAACCGAGGAAAGTCGGATTTCCAAATTAGGCATTCCCTCACTCGTTTTTTATCTCCAGTCTTTTCGTGCCAGTGGCGCCGCTCTGGAATTGCATGTGGAAGTCGAGGAAGAATTGCAGCTTAGTGCTCTGATCTCTCCCGAGGATGGCGAGTCGCTTACGGGCGCAATTGCAGATGCAATCAGAGCCTATCAATACGGTGGCGGCCGGTCGTCTTGGGGAGAGGTTCGCAAACTGACCTTGAACTTCGGACAAGACCATGGGGATGTGGTTGTTCGGCTGGACGGGGATCAAACACCCGATCCGGAAACATTACGGCAGCTTAATGCCGTACTCAAAGGAAAAAAAGTCAGAACGGAGCAGCTTCCGTCTGAAGACACGTTTATACAATTTAGAATGCCGTGTGGAATATAG
- the rplU gene encoding 50S ribosomal protein L21 has translation MYAIIETGGKQYKVQEGDVLFIEKLTANDGESVTFDRVLAVSNDQGLTAGTPLVSGATVTAKVEKHGKGQKVVVYKYKPKKNYHVKQGHRQPYTKVTIEKIQA, from the coding sequence ATGTACGCAATTATTGAAACAGGCGGCAAACAGTACAAAGTCCAAGAGGGCGATGTTCTGTTCATCGAGAAATTGACTGCGAACGATGGCGAAAGCGTAACGTTCGACCGTGTCCTGGCTGTATCTAACGATCAAGGTTTGACAGCAGGTACACCATTGGTTTCCGGAGCTACTGTAACGGCTAAAGTGGAGAAACATGGCAAAGGTCAAAAGGTTGTTGTATACAAATACAAACCGAAAAAGAACTACCATGTGAAGCAAGGTCACCGTCAACCGTACACTAAAGTAACTATTGAGAAAATCCAAGCGTAA
- a CDS encoding Rne/Rng family ribonuclease encodes MKQMIVHNEHNLMQMALLEEGKAVEFTAERTRERGLLGSFFKGRVVNVLPGMQAAFVDIGQKKNAFLYVDDVLHPHLEKQPKVKPSISELLRPGQDVIVQVLKEPVGSKGARVTTHYSLPGRWLVYMPIADYIAVSKKIAREGDRSRLKALGDQLRRGEEGLIIRTVSAEEQREAIEADLESLREQWRLICEKADSLPSPSLLHRDHSMVQRIIRDVYTPGSDEVITDSEGQAREVRALLEEICPGHQPKVQVYRGAESIFAAYGVQEQLNKDFARKVWLPGGGYIVIDHTEALTVVDVNTGKFTGGGGDSLEETVTETNMQAAIEIARLMRLRDIGGMIIVDFIDMEEATNRQEVAAALEAELKKDRTKAFVMGWTKLGLLELTRKKVREESTLPYVEPCSSCHGTGKRYISPLH; translated from the coding sequence ATGAAACAAATGATCGTACATAATGAACACAACCTCATGCAAATGGCGCTTCTGGAAGAAGGCAAAGCTGTGGAATTTACAGCAGAACGTACACGCGAACGCGGACTGCTTGGTTCGTTTTTCAAAGGACGGGTCGTCAACGTGCTGCCGGGTATGCAGGCTGCTTTTGTGGATATAGGTCAGAAAAAAAATGCCTTTCTATATGTGGATGATGTCCTGCACCCTCATTTGGAGAAACAACCCAAGGTGAAACCTTCAATCTCCGAATTGCTTCGTCCAGGTCAGGATGTCATCGTTCAGGTTCTAAAAGAGCCGGTAGGAAGCAAAGGAGCCCGGGTGACGACACACTACTCACTACCGGGCCGATGGCTTGTCTACATGCCGATAGCGGACTACATAGCCGTCTCGAAGAAGATTGCCCGTGAAGGGGATCGCTCCCGTCTTAAGGCATTGGGAGATCAGCTCAGACGTGGGGAGGAAGGGCTGATCATTCGAACCGTATCCGCAGAAGAGCAGCGTGAGGCCATAGAGGCTGACTTGGAATCGTTGCGTGAGCAGTGGCGTTTGATATGCGAAAAAGCTGACAGTTTGCCTTCACCGAGCCTGTTGCATCGGGATCACAGCATGGTTCAGCGAATTATTCGGGATGTGTATACTCCAGGCAGCGATGAGGTTATTACAGACAGTGAAGGACAAGCCCGGGAGGTGAGGGCTTTACTGGAGGAGATCTGTCCGGGTCATCAGCCGAAGGTACAGGTTTACCGGGGCGCAGAGTCCATCTTTGCTGCGTATGGCGTTCAAGAGCAGCTCAATAAGGATTTTGCACGCAAAGTATGGCTCCCCGGCGGAGGTTACATCGTCATCGATCATACAGAGGCACTTACCGTGGTGGACGTTAATACAGGCAAATTCACCGGAGGCGGCGGGGATAGTCTGGAAGAAACCGTAACGGAAACCAATATGCAGGCAGCCATCGAAATTGCACGTTTAATGCGTTTGCGGGACATTGGTGGCATGATCATTGTGGACTTTATCGATATGGAGGAAGCAACCAATCGGCAGGAAGTTGCTGCAGCGCTGGAGGCTGAACTCAAAAAAGATCGAACCAAGGCTTTTGTCATGGGCTGGACCAAGCTGGGTCTGCTTGAACTTACACGTAAAAAAGTCCGGGAAGAAAGTACACTTCCTTATGTGGAGCCCTGTTCTTCTTGTCACGGGACAGGTAAAAGATATATTTCACCATTGCATTGA
- a CDS encoding ribosomal-processing cysteine protease Prp, which produces MIIVQIFRNDDESIDRFSIKGHANYAKRGEDIVCAGVSAVTVGTVNSIEALTGVEMDAKMKNGFLSASLPVLERDGTWSQVQLLLESMVLMLTDIAESYGKYIKIEQLK; this is translated from the coding sequence GTGATTATCGTTCAAATCTTTCGTAACGATGACGAGAGCATCGATCGCTTTTCCATCAAAGGGCATGCCAATTATGCCAAGCGGGGAGAAGATATCGTATGTGCCGGGGTATCCGCTGTTACAGTGGGTACAGTGAATTCGATCGAAGCATTGACGGGTGTCGAAATGGATGCCAAAATGAAGAATGGCTTTTTAAGCGCTTCTTTGCCAGTGCTGGAGAGAGACGGAACTTGGTCCCAGGTGCAATTGCTGCTCGAATCTATGGTTCTTATGCTCACTGATATTGCAGAGTCATACGGGAAGTATATTAAGATAGAGCAACTCAAATAA